gcatacataaggcttctccaagcacacagaatcacaaacggaagtcacccacccataatcgttagcttctatgactctatgaaccataaaaattttagaatcaaaatcttgggtttttttagctcattgtggagagaaagtgagagatatgttgtgtttagttcacaagaatggaaaaagaagaagggtaaatcgattttaggagcattaagagcttcaaattggttgttcatggtggttgtggtattgatgacaatggcaatcttgtaattacttgaagatgatgagggtgagagagtaaagatgtcattttcgaaaaaaaaaaaaaaaattgatggcattttcgtaagttatatgaacttgtggggtgaatagggcaaaaccaattttcaaaaaaaaataaggttagttttgtgtttgactttaagttgtaggtcaattttgcaaaaatcccttagagattatcatatatttatggttaatttcgtttttatttgttatacaTGGAAAATGAAACATGCAACGAGGATACCTGAGTATTCTTTGGGATGATGAACTCGAAAATCCGGACATCATCAGACTCCGATGTTCGAGGGATGAGAAAAGGGGAAGGAGGATGCAAACGAAGAGTCTCTTTCACTACTGCTTGTAAATAAGGTAGTTTGAAGATATCCAATTCTCGAACGGCGTCGTTTCCTCCTATCATTTGTCTAATCTCTTCTTGAGCTTTCACCATCATCTTTGGGTTCCGAAGTAGTTCTGCCATAGCCCATTCCACCGTACTCGAACTTGTGTCTGTTCCGGCCAAAAACAAGTCCTATCAATTAGATGAATTTAATCAAAGGTCAGACTCATACAGAGAAGCCAATTTGCTAACTATATAGTTTGAAAAGTAGACTTACGAGAAGTAAATGTTTGATACCATCATCATCGAGTTCTGACTCCTTTTCTTGAGATATGTCTAAAAGAGAGCTTAGCATATCATTGTCCTTGTTTCTTGAAGCCTTTAATGATCTCTTTGTATCGATGAACCTTTGGAAAACCCTAAACAGTTTGTTCATACATAGCCTCGCTTCTTTTCTAGTTCCTTGCAGATCAAGAAACCCAAGAAACGGGAAAAAATCTGCCATGTTGGATTTTCCAGCGATCTCCATCATCCGAAGCACCACGTTTTGGAAGTCATCCGTTGTCTCGGTGTCATTAAAGTTAGCGAGGTTTATGGAAAACAAAGCGTTAGAGATTATATTGAGAGATGTGATGAATGATGCACGACCAATGTTCACAGCTTCGCTGCTCTGGCTGCATGTGTCAACGAAGCTCATGAGTTCTTGCACCTTGCTCATCCTTAAGTCCTTGGTTGCGTCTAAACTCCGCGTTGAGAACAACTGTTGTGTCGTGATCTTTCTTAGAAACCTGACAATACACAAACAAATGAAGGGTGCAACTCGATTACAATTTTCTTagataaaaatttaagaaaaaatggaataggaaaaaaaagaatgtaGTGATAAATTCATGAATGAGAATTCCATAACTTCCTTTATTAAATTCATTTTGTTCCAGTTTTTAATTCCATTCATTCATAATCTTCGTAAAATTTATAACCTTACAGCCGAACCCTACAATTTTCCAAAACCAAAAGGGACAGAGAACGACTACTACTAGCTATATTGTTATTTTACCTCCAACGAGCAAACGGAGGTAACCATGCAAAGGAACGCTCATGGTGACCAGTGGCTCGAACCGGGTCGGTGGAGATTCGGTAACACAAGACATGGTCATGTGTTTTCAGAACTTCTTTTGCAGCTTCAGGTGATGATATGACTACTGTAGTCAAACAACCAAGCTTAAGAGTCATTACGCTACCGTAAATCTTCGAGAGATGGTCAAGTGAACGGTGAGGCTTTTCACCGATTTGAAGGATGTTACCAAGAAGAGGTAACCTTGGAGGACCCGGTGAGATCTTGGCTCCTTCGTAGCCGGAACATGtgaaaaggaagaagatgaaacagagTAGAAGCAGAGACAAGGCTATTGCTAAGATATCCATCTCATGTTTcgttaaacttttaaaaacacaatataCGATGCATTTATAACGATTTAACAGTTGGAAGAGGTGGGGGATGTAACAGGTGTCATTGTCCCTTCACCGATTCTCTAGTATTTTGTCGTGTATATGGTGATGTGTTACACGTTGAAGTCGAGCAACGAGAGATTCTTTAATTGTCCCATATACAGTATTGATTGTCATTTTGTTTAGGTGTTCCATATACAATGATTTTATGTGGTTTTGAAAGTGCCTTCTTTTGGTTGAACTGAAGTTggtgattttaaaatatactataccGGTTAATGCAAGTACGCAcctcaaaattttttttttaatacttgcGTTAACGggtatagtatattttaaaatcaacaacttCAGTTCAACCAAAAGAGGGCATTTTCAAAACCACATTTGATACATTGGCAAatgtttttgttaataaaatgtaAGTATACTTagaaattatatactatatattgaagACTATGTGACACTTGTCATTACTTTTGTGGCCACTTAGATAAAATGAAGAAATTGAGAATGatataacaaatataaacttgatttggagttTTAAAAAGCCTCAAAATGCATAAAATTGTTTTTCCTTTAATAAATTCTTATAATAATATCAACTAAGtatgaaaatgttttttgttgtttcgGACTTATTTTCACTGTTGTCTGAATCTTTTTCAACATCTTTTCACAATGGAATCTCATCAGCAAATTGAGGATGGAGAAAATTTGTAGAGAGGAATAAAACTAAAATGTACATCAAACCACATCTTTAGAGATAAGAATAGTATGAGGTCTTTGCATTAACCACTTCAAATTCATATGTAAATCGAACTTTCATGGCATAAGTTTtcaaatctcaaactctttctctttttctattGGTAAATTTGATTATGAATTGTGATTTTGCCCAATTTTCGTAGTTTCAAGTTCTAAActataatactttttatttaaatactATTCTAGttgatgattttttaacatcttttttgtttatctattttatgttttttgttttgtagttcATCAGATTCGATCTAAAAGTTAGatgataataatttatattgctTCTTGTTAGATAAATTATTTGCTATTTTAATAGTAGTTTTTTACTTAAATCAGATCATAAGGATTTTAAGATCCAATGACATTTGAAAAATGCTCTTAGAATAAACTTCTTAgaagtttttttccttttagttttttaaattgTGAAAATCTTTAACTGTTGATGTAgtataatatgttatttatttatttatttgtttaagtaatcagatttcaattttaaaaagtgATTTTTAGATTCAGTTTCGTTTCCGAttataacatattattaatTGGAAACCGAGCGTGTAAATAAATTGGCAAAAGAAAGACATGTTAAGCTTG
The nucleotide sequence above comes from Brassica napus cultivar Da-Ae chromosome A9, Da-Ae, whole genome shotgun sequence. Encoded proteins:
- the LOC106414625 gene encoding cytochrome P450 76C3-like, which encodes MDILAIALSLLLLCFIFFLFTCSGYEGAKISPGPPRLPLLGNILQIGEKPHRSLDHLSKIYGSVMTLKLGCLTTVVISSPEAAKEVLKTHDHVLCYRISTDPVRATGHHERSFAWLPPFARWRFLRKITTQQLFSTRSLDATKDLRMSKVQELMSFVDTCSQSSEAVNIGRASFITSLNIISNALFSINLANFNDTETTDDFQNVVLRMMEIAGKSNMADFFPFLGFLDLQGTRKEARLCMNKLFRVFQRFIDTKRSLKASRNKDNDMLSSLLDISQEKESELDDDGIKHLLLDLFLAGTDTSSSTVEWAMAELLRNPKMMVKAQEEIRQMIGGNDAVRELDIFKLPYLQAVVKETLRLHPPSPFLIPRTSESDDVRIFEFIIPKNTQVLVSLWAIGRDPNVWENPTQFKPERFLGREIDVKGNDFELIPFGAGRRICPGLPLGFRIVHLVLASLLYGFDWEYQNGILPENVDMSEAFGVTLHKAEPLCAVPIKKHV